ACGCTTCCGGCCGCGAGGCGACTGCTTCGCGCGAAAGAACGGGCCGGAGACGCCGAGGGCCTCTTGAGGGAAGGAGAGCGGATGCGCCGAACGCTCGGGCGCGGCGCCGACGAGACGGCCGCGCGTTTTCGCGCCCTTCTGGCCCTCGGAAGGCATGGGGCGGCCCGGGCGGTCGGGGACACGCTCCTTCGCGAGCATCCGGGGACGCGGACCGCGCGGATGGAGGCGCTGCGGAGGTTTCGAGAAGCTCCGGAGCTCGCTGCGCGGCGCGAAGGGGGCGCCCTCTTCCGCGTGCTCATGCGCCATGGGATGCTCGACTCCGCAGAGTCCCTCCTGGTCCTCATGGGCGATCCCGACTCGATGCGAATCGTCTGGCTGGAAGGTCTCCTGCAGGGGCGGCGCAACGGTGAAGTGCTCGATCGAACCGACTCCCGGAGATGCCCGGCCGACCCTTCGCTTGCGGCGAGATGGCACCTGGTCCGCGCTCGCGCCGCGCGCAACAGCGCCCGCTGGGACCCGATGGCCCGCGCCTACGCATCGGCGGCCGCCTTCGGCAGAGAGACGCGGCAGCGGGCGCTGGTCGAGTGGGGAAGAGAGGCGGAGTCGGAGGGGCGTGAAGCTCTCGCCGATTCGCTCTATACGCTTCTCGCCGAGCTTCCCGCGATGGCCTCGGAAGGACGCCTGCGGAGGGCGATCGCCCGCTTCGCCGCGGGACTCTGGGGCGAGGCGCTCCGCGATCTGGATCTTCTCGGCGGAACCGACCAGGCCACAGCGGCGGCCTTCTGGCGATTCAAGATCCACGAGGGTCGCGCCGACTCGGTCGCGGCGAAGGGCGCTCTTGCCGAGGCGAGACGCGGCAGCGGCTACTACGCGAGGCGAGCGGACGCCGAATGGAGGCGGCGGAGCAGGGGCGAGAGCGAGGAGTTCTGGAGGCTGGAGTTGGAGGAGCTCCGCCGCCCAGGCGGCGCGATGGGCGTGAGGGACACCCTGCGCTGCCCCCCGGCCGGGCCGGCAGCGATCGAGCACGCCAGGCTTCTTCGTCTCTTTCGCCGATTCGGTCGCGTCGATTGGGCGGATGACCGGCGGCGCGCTCTCGAAGGGGCTCTCGCTCCCGAGGGGCGCGCTGAGGCGTTTCTTTGCCTGGGCCTGCCGGACCTGGCGATCCGGGCGGGCATTCTCGGCGGCGGCTCGGCGCCCCATCTGCGGTATCCTCGCCCCTACTGGGCCTGGGTTCTCCGGGAGGCTCGGGCAGTTGCTTTGAGGCCCGAGTTCATCTGGGCGCTCGCCCGCAGAGAGTCGCTCTTCGATCCGGGCGCCGTCTCGAGCGCCGGCGCTACCGGGCTTCTCCAGCTGATGAAGCCGACCGCGCGGGAGACGGCCGAACGCTGGGGAATGCCAGCCGCTCCTCTCGAACGAGGGGATCGGAACCTCGCGCTCGGATGCCGCCACATGCGCGATCTGATGGACGACAACGACTGGCCGCTCCCGGCCCTGGTGGCCGCGTACAACGCCGGGGCTGCCAAGGCGAGCGAGTGGGCCGCGCGCTGGAGCGATCCGGACCTGCTCATCGAACGGGTCGGGTGGCGAGAGACGCGCGAGTTCGTTCGCTTCGTGCTGGACGGTTATTGGACCTACTGTTACGCCTATGAGTCGGAACGGGGGAGGACGCGGGAATGAGGTTTCTCTCCGAGGTCCGCCGCAAGGCCTTCCATCTCTCGGGGGTCGTCGTGCCGATCGGCTACTACCTGACGCCCGAGCCGGCGGGGCGGCACATTCTGCTCGCCCTGACCGTCCTGGCCCTTCTCGCCGACCTGGTGCGCCTGAACGAACGGCGGGTGCGGACGTTCTTCTACTACATCTTCGGGAGCATCGTCCGCGACCACGAGAGGAACAACCTCCTGGGATCGACCTACGTCCTTCTCTCCGCTCTGCTCTGTTCTTACGCATTCGATAGAGAGATCGCGATCGCCTCGATGGCCTTCCTCTCCCTGGGAGATGGGATGGCCGCCATCGTCGGCAGACGCTTCGGCCGCCCCCGCCTCTTTGGGAAGTCGATCGAGGGTAGCCTCGCCTGCTTCCTCTCCTGCCTCGCCGCGGCCTGGCTTTACCCGGGCGACCCGTTCACGTGGCGTATGATGTTGGGAGGAGCGGCGATGGCGGCGATCTTCGAGCTGCTGCCCATACCGCTCGATGACAACATGCGGATATCTCTCTCCGCCGGGTTTACGATGACGCTGTTGCGATAGCGACAGGATACGAATCGGCCATGGTTGATCGCCAGTCGAGGAGAGTGGAGTCAAGATGCTGGGATCGTTGAAGAAGGGGGGCGTGCGCGCCGCCACTCGCATCTTCGGGACGAAGTCGGAACGCGACATGAGGGTGCTGAGCCCCATGGTGCAGGCGACGAACGAGGCCTACGGGGCGATGTCGTCGCTGAGCGACGCGGAGCTTCTGGCGAAGACCCTCGAGTTCCGAGATAGGCTGGCGCGCGGCGCCACGCCGGACGATCTCCTTCCAGAGGCGTTTGCGCTTGTCAAGGAAGCCTGCAGGAGGCGCGTCGGCTCATCCTGGCAGGTTGTCGGGCAGGAAACGCGCTGGGAGATGGTCCCGTATGACGTTCAGATCATAGGGGCGGTCGTTCTACACCAGGGCAAGATCGCCGAGATGGCGACGGGCGAGGGCAAGACCCTGGTCGCGGTCATGCCGCTCTATCTGAACGCGCTCAGCGGCAAGGGGTGCCACCTCGTCACGGTGAACGACTATCTGGCGCGCCGCGACTCGGAGTGGGTCGCCCAGATTCTCCGCGACCTGGGCCTGACCGTGGGCGTCATCCAGCACGACATGGACACGCAGCAGCGGCGGGCGGCCTACCTCTGCGACGTCACCTACGGCACGAACAACGAGTTCGGTTTCGACTACCTGCGCGACAACATGGTCATCCGGGGCGAGGACCGCGTTCAGCGAGGACATCATTACACCATCGTCGACGAGGTCGACTCTGTCCTCGTCGATGAGGCCCGGACCCCCCTGATCATCTCCGGGCCGGTCGTCGGCTCCAATCAGCAGTTCGACAAGTTGCGCCCCTACGTCGAGAATCTGGTGCG
The Candidatus Eisenbacteria bacterium genome window above contains:
- a CDS encoding lytic transglycosylase domain-containing protein, whose amino-acid sequence is MNGSGRRVRGRPRRLGGVCGAALGALVLARIGSGAPAWPEPSIDPLATELVPEAFSESARGMADSVRAMIDTLLAASPPPPDRPSPLLVGWIADRLAYGGAQTVAAFIVSYSPVDWAQADPSGLLPLAAALACAEAERPRDALRWIEEGRMPPGLGQYRDLLRLELLDMAFDSAAAALHAEELRARFPREEWTLPAARRLLRAKERAGDAEGLLREGERMRRTLGRGADETAARFRALLALGRHGAARAVGDTLLREHPGTRTARMEALRRFREAPELAARREGGALFRVLMRHGMLDSAESLLVLMGDPDSMRIVWLEGLLQGRRNGEVLDRTDSRRCPADPSLAARWHLVRARAARNSARWDPMARAYASAAAFGRETRQRALVEWGREAESEGREALADSLYTLLAELPAMASEGRLRRAIARFAAGLWGEALRDLDLLGGTDQATAAAFWRFKIHEGRADSVAAKGALAEARRGSGYYARRADAEWRRRSRGESEEFWRLELEELRRPGGAMGVRDTLRCPPAGPAAIEHARLLRLFRRFGRVDWADDRRRALEGALAPEGRAEAFLCLGLPDLAIRAGILGGGSAPHLRYPRPYWAWVLREARAVALRPEFIWALARRESLFDPGAVSSAGATGLLQLMKPTARETAERWGMPAAPLERGDRNLALGCRHMRDLMDDNDWPLPALVAAYNAGAAKASEWAARWSDPDLLIERVGWRETREFVRFVLDGYWTYCYAYESERGRTRE
- a CDS encoding phosphatidate cytidylyltransferase gives rise to the protein MRFLSEVRRKAFHLSGVVVPIGYYLTPEPAGRHILLALTVLALLADLVRLNERRVRTFFYYIFGSIVRDHERNNLLGSTYVLLSALLCSYAFDREIAIASMAFLSLGDGMAAIVGRRFGRPRLFGKSIEGSLACFLSCLAAAWLYPGDPFTWRMMLGGAAMAAIFELLPIPLDDNMRISLSAGFTMTLLR